Part of the Burkholderiales bacterium genome is shown below.
CCACGTAACCGATGGTCTGCCCCTGGCTGACCCGGGCGCCCTGGCGGATGCCTTTGGCAAAACCGGAAAGATGGCCATAGGCGGTGCTGATGTTGCCCTGATGCTGCAGCACGATGAGATTGCCATAGCCCCCCTGACGCCCGGCGAATGCGACCTTGCCGTCCGCCACGGCGCGCACCGGCGTGCCCGTCGGCGCGGCGTAATCGACGCCCTTGTGGGCGCGCCAGGTCTGCAACACCGGATGGAAGCGGGCTAGGCTGAAGCCTGAGGTGATGCGGGAAAATTCCAGCGGCGAGCGGAGGAAGGCCTTGCGCAGACTGCGGCCATCGGGCGTGTAATAACCTTCGTGGCCCGCGTGGTCGCGGAAATAGACCGCCTGGTAGGTGCGGCCGGCATTGACGAATTCCGCGGCCAGCACGCGGCCGGTGCGCACCGGCTCGCCATCGTGGTGCAGAGTCTCATAGACGACGGTGAAGCGGTCGCCCTTGCGCAGGTCGAGATGGAAATCGATGTCGGAGGAGAAGATCTCCGCCATCTGGATGGCAATGGCATCCGGCACGCCCGCCGCATCCGTGGCCCCGAAGAGGGAGTTGCGAATCTCGCCCGACTTCACCGTCACCCGCACCTCCACCGGCGCGGGAGCCTCCCGCACACGGAAGCTGTCGCCCTCCCGCGTCACCTCCAGCAGGGTCTGGTCGGGCGCGACATAGCGCAGGCTGAGCAGCCTTCCCTCGGCATCCGTCTCCGCCCGCACGCTGCGCCCCGGCACGAGCTGGGAGAGGGTGCGCGCCTCCCGCGTGGCGCGCAGAAAGGCAAAGGCGGCTGAATCGTCCACCTCCAGCCGATCGAGGAGACTGCCCAGGGTATCACCCCGTTGGATGCGGGTCTGCCGCCAGAAGGTCTGTTCGCCCTCGTCGAGGGCCGTGGGTTCAGGCAGCGCCAGCGCCTCGATCACGGTTTTGCGTTCGATGG
Proteins encoded:
- a CDS encoding peptidoglycan DD-metalloendopeptidase family protein, whose product is MKKDKGAILAQNPPAAGEAGRIRLRWLIALSTLPLLGMAVAFGIAPATDPQPIERKTVIEALALPEPTALDEGEQTFWRQTRIQRGDTLGSLLDRLEVDDSAAFAFLRATREARTLSQLVPGRSVRAETDAEGRLLSLRYVAPDQTLLEVTREGDSFRVREAPAPVEVRVTVKSGEIRNSLFGATDAAGVPDAIAIQMAEIFSSDIDFHLDLRKGDRFTVVYETLHHDGEPVRTGRVLAAEFVNAGRTYQAVYFRDHAGHEGYYTPDGRSLRKAFLRSPLEFSRITSGFSLARFHPVLQTWRAHKGVDYAAPTGTPVRAVADGKVAFAGRQGGYGNLIVLQHQGNISTAYGHLSGFAKGIRQGARVSQGQTIGYVGATGLATGPHLHYEFRVAGVQRNPMTVPMPQATPIAAQYRDEFRRVTAPLMARLAMVRGLNLASID